Proteins from a single region of Amycolatopsis sp. CA-230715:
- a CDS encoding NADH-quinone oxidoreductase subunit G, with translation MTVTQEPTKADETPVPEGHVKLTIDGEEVIAPKGELLIRTAERLGTVIPRFCDHPLLDPAGACRQCLVEVEMGGRPMPKPQASCTMTVADGMVVKTQLTSGVADKAQQGVMELLLINHPLDCPICDKGGECPLQNQALAHGRAESRFVDTKRTFPKPLPISSQVLLDRERCVLCQRCTRFSAQIAGDPFIELLERGAHQQIGTAETADVLDLASRTTSGQPFQSYFSGNVIQICPVGALTSAAYRFRSRPFDLVSSPSVCEHCSSGCAERTDFRRGKVTRKLAGDDPEVNEEWICDKGRFAFRYAQAGDRIRRPLVRNPETRELEEASWTDALRAASEGLAKARDGKGVGVLPGGRLTVEDAYAYSKFARIALRTNDIDFRARAHSAEELAFLSSRVLGTSPENGVTFGEIERARTVLCVAFEPEEEAPIVFLRLRKAARKNRTKVVHLGQWTTASVRKTFGELLACVPGGEPAALDAIATHAKDLDEALASEGAVILVGERAAEVPGLFSSVHALAERTGARVAWIPRRAGERGALEAGALPSLLPGGRPVSDDAARAEVENAWGATLPAQPGRDLTGIVEAAATHQLDGLLVGGVDPNDLPDPALALRALDNAGFVVSLELRASAVTERADVVLPVAPAVEKSGSYLNWEGRRREFDITLEGTGALPDCRVLDTLAVEMDADLYTQTTAAAAGDLARLGAPKVAFGAVDALKATFGDKAQPGAGQVVLATWRQLLDNGSLQDDEPHLAGTRRRVVARLSEGTANGHASVTVSTDRGSITLPVEVADLPDGVVWLPSNSDGSAVRRDLGAGHGAVVSLSGGER, from the coding sequence ATGACGGTGACGCAGGAGCCGACGAAGGCCGACGAGACGCCGGTCCCCGAAGGCCACGTCAAGCTGACGATCGACGGCGAAGAGGTCATCGCGCCCAAGGGCGAGCTGCTGATCCGCACCGCGGAACGGCTCGGCACGGTCATCCCGCGGTTCTGCGACCACCCGCTGCTCGACCCGGCCGGCGCCTGCCGCCAGTGCCTGGTCGAGGTCGAGATGGGCGGCCGCCCGATGCCGAAGCCGCAGGCCTCGTGCACGATGACGGTCGCCGACGGCATGGTGGTGAAGACGCAGCTCACCAGCGGGGTCGCCGACAAGGCCCAGCAGGGCGTGATGGAGCTGCTGCTCATCAACCACCCCCTGGACTGCCCGATCTGCGACAAGGGCGGCGAGTGCCCGCTGCAGAACCAGGCACTGGCCCACGGGCGGGCCGAATCCCGGTTCGTGGACACGAAGCGGACGTTCCCGAAGCCGCTGCCGATTTCGTCGCAGGTGCTGCTCGACCGCGAGCGTTGCGTGCTGTGCCAGCGCTGCACGAGGTTCTCCGCGCAGATCGCCGGTGACCCGTTCATCGAGCTCCTAGAGCGCGGCGCGCACCAGCAGATCGGCACCGCCGAGACCGCGGACGTGCTGGATTTGGCTTCCCGCACCACTTCCGGGCAGCCGTTCCAGTCGTACTTCTCCGGCAACGTGATCCAGATCTGCCCGGTGGGCGCGCTCACCAGCGCCGCGTACCGGTTCCGGTCGCGGCCGTTCGACCTGGTGTCCTCGCCGAGCGTGTGCGAGCACTGCTCGTCCGGCTGCGCCGAGCGCACCGACTTCCGCCGCGGCAAGGTCACCCGCAAGCTCGCGGGCGACGACCCCGAGGTCAACGAGGAATGGATCTGCGACAAGGGCCGCTTCGCGTTCCGGTACGCCCAAGCCGGTGACCGGATCCGCAGGCCGTTGGTCCGCAACCCGGAAACCCGCGAGCTGGAAGAGGCTTCCTGGACCGACGCGCTGCGCGCCGCGTCCGAGGGGCTCGCGAAGGCCCGCGACGGCAAGGGCGTCGGCGTGCTCCCCGGCGGCAGGCTGACCGTCGAGGACGCCTACGCGTACTCGAAGTTCGCGCGGATCGCGTTGCGCACCAACGACATCGACTTCCGCGCGCGGGCGCACTCCGCCGAGGAGCTGGCTTTCCTGTCCTCGCGGGTGCTCGGCACGTCACCCGAGAACGGCGTCACCTTCGGCGAGATCGAGCGTGCCCGCACCGTGCTGTGCGTCGCGTTCGAGCCGGAAGAAGAGGCGCCGATCGTGTTCCTGCGGCTGCGCAAGGCGGCGCGCAAGAACCGCACCAAGGTCGTCCACTTGGGACAGTGGACCACCGCGTCGGTCCGCAAGACCTTCGGCGAGCTGCTCGCCTGCGTGCCGGGCGGGGAGCCGGCGGCGCTCGACGCCATCGCCACCCACGCCAAGGACCTCGACGAGGCGCTCGCCTCCGAGGGCGCGGTCATCCTCGTCGGCGAGCGCGCCGCCGAGGTCCCCGGGCTGTTCTCCTCGGTGCACGCGCTGGCCGAACGCACCGGCGCCCGCGTCGCGTGGATCCCGCGCCGCGCGGGCGAACGGGGCGCGCTGGAGGCCGGTGCGCTGCCGTCACTGCTCCCCGGCGGCCGTCCCGTCTCCGACGACGCCGCCCGCGCCGAGGTCGAAAACGCTTGGGGCGCAACGCTTCCCGCGCAGCCTGGCCGCGACCTCACCGGCATCGTGGAGGCGGCGGCGACGCATCAGCTCGACGGGCTGCTCGTCGGCGGTGTCGACCCGAACGACCTGCCGGACCCGGCGCTCGCGCTGCGGGCGCTGGACAACGCCGGGTTCGTGGTGAGCCTGGAGCTGCGGGCGAGCGCTGTCACCGAGCGCGCCGACGTGGTGCTCCCGGTCGCACCTGCGGTGGAGAAATCCGGCAGCTACCTCAACTGGGAGGGCCGCCGTCGCGAGTTCGACATCACCCTGGAGGGCACCGGCGCGCTGCCGGACTGCCGGGTGCTCGACACCTTGGCCGTCGAAATGGACGCCGATCTCTACACCCAGACGACAGCCGCCGCCGCGGGCGATCTCGCGCGCTTGGGTGCCCCGAAGGTGGCCTTCGGGGCGGTAGATGCCCTGAAGGCCACCTTCGGGGACAAGGCGCAGCCCGGTGCGGGGCAGGTGGTGCTCGCGACCTGGCGGCAACTGCTGGACAACGGCTCGTTGCAGGACGACGAACCGCACCTCGCCGGGACGCGCCGCAGGGTCGTGGCCAGGCTGTCGGAAGGCACGGCGAACGGGCACGCGAGCGTGACCGTCTCGACCGACCGCGGCTCGATCACGCTGCCGGTGGAGGTCGCCGACCTGCCCGACGGCGTGGTGTGGCTACCGTCCAATTCGGACGGCAGCGCGGTACGGCGTGACCTCGGTGCCGGGCACGGCGCCGTGGTGTCACTCAGCGGAGGTGAGCGATGA
- the nuoF gene encoding NADH-quinone oxidoreductase subunit NuoF, translated as MADPITPVLTKRWLSPESWKLETYERLEGYTAVRKALRGTPEQLVQLIKDAGLRGRGGAGFPAGVKWSFMPPNEDKPHYLVINADEGEPGTCKDIPLMMADPHSLIEGCVIASYAMRSHHCFIYVRGEALHCIRRLNAAVREAKQAGYLGKNVLGSGFDIEITVHAGAGAYICGEETALLDSLEGRRGQPRLKPPFPAAAGLYAAPTTVNNVETIASAPFIVNAGSDWFRQMGREKSPGPKIYSISGHVENPGQYECPLGTTLRELLEMAGGMKDGIPLKFWTPGGSSTPMFTADHLDTPLDFEGAAEAGSMLGTTAVMVFNETVSVPWAVMKWTQFYEHESCGKCTPCREGTYWLAQVLERMVEGHGTEEDIDTLLDVCDNILGRSFCALGDGAVSPITSGIKYFREEFLALCEKNKAAKPELVGAQA; from the coding sequence ATGGCTGATCCGATCACCCCGGTGCTCACCAAGCGCTGGCTTTCCCCGGAGTCCTGGAAGCTCGAAACCTACGAGCGGCTCGAGGGCTACACCGCGGTGCGCAAGGCGTTGCGCGGCACCCCGGAACAGCTCGTGCAGCTCATCAAGGACGCGGGCCTGCGCGGCCGTGGCGGCGCCGGGTTCCCGGCTGGCGTGAAGTGGTCGTTCATGCCGCCCAACGAGGACAAGCCGCACTACCTGGTGATCAACGCCGACGAGGGCGAACCCGGTACCTGCAAGGACATCCCGCTGATGATGGCGGACCCGCACTCGCTCATCGAGGGCTGCGTCATCGCCTCGTACGCGATGCGGTCGCACCACTGCTTCATCTACGTGCGCGGCGAGGCGCTGCACTGCATCCGCCGCCTGAACGCGGCGGTGCGCGAGGCGAAGCAGGCCGGGTACCTCGGCAAGAACGTGCTCGGCTCGGGGTTCGACATCGAGATCACGGTGCATGCGGGCGCGGGCGCCTACATCTGTGGCGAGGAAACCGCGTTGCTCGACTCGCTGGAAGGCCGCCGCGGCCAGCCCCGGCTGAAGCCGCCGTTCCCCGCGGCCGCCGGGCTCTACGCGGCGCCGACCACGGTGAACAACGTCGAGACGATCGCGAGCGCGCCGTTCATCGTCAACGCGGGCTCCGACTGGTTCCGCCAGATGGGCCGCGAGAAGTCGCCCGGCCCGAAGATCTACTCGATCTCCGGGCACGTCGAGAACCCCGGCCAGTACGAGTGTCCACTCGGGACGACGCTGCGCGAGCTGCTGGAAATGGCCGGGGGCATGAAGGACGGCATCCCGCTCAAGTTCTGGACGCCGGGCGGGTCGTCGACGCCGATGTTCACCGCCGACCACCTCGACACCCCGCTCGACTTCGAAGGCGCGGCCGAGGCGGGGTCGATGCTCGGCACCACCGCGGTGATGGTCTTCAACGAGACCGTTTCCGTGCCGTGGGCGGTGATGAAGTGGACCCAGTTCTACGAGCACGAGTCGTGCGGCAAGTGCACGCCGTGCCGCGAGGGCACCTACTGGCTCGCGCAGGTGCTGGAGCGCATGGTCGAGGGCCACGGCACCGAGGAGGACATCGACACCCTCCTCGACGTCTGCGACAACATCCTCGGCCGCTCGTTCTGCGCGCTCGGTGACGGCGCGGTTTCGCCGATCACCAGCGGGATCAAGTACTTCCGCGAGGAGTTCTTGGCACTGTGTGAGAAGAACAAGGCAGCGAAGCCGGAGTTGGTTGGAGCACAGGCATGA
- the nuoE gene encoding NADH-quinone oxidoreductase subunit NuoE, giving the protein MTNPTAVPEPGPRDAVTTHAAAGADTDVVGIAPDPAAAEGILADAPAEDIFGEDIHVKAKEIIERYPVARSALLPMLHLVQSVQGYVSQEGIAFCGRHLDLSDAEVSAVATFYTMYKRRPCGEHLVSVCTNTLCAALGGDAIYKTLQEHLGEDGKPLGHEETVGTPGERGSLTIEHAECLAACDLGPVLQVNYEYFDNQTPEKAVALVDALRAGKKPAPTRGAPLSDFKGAELQLAGFFPEDEQTYRGDVDGPSAAVETLRGAALAQDRGWVAPAAQDVPLPEVEKK; this is encoded by the coding sequence ATGACCAACCCGACGGCAGTCCCGGAGCCGGGACCGCGCGACGCGGTGACCACGCACGCCGCCGCGGGCGCCGACACCGACGTGGTCGGTATCGCGCCGGACCCGGCCGCGGCTGAGGGAATCCTCGCCGACGCCCCCGCGGAAGACATCTTCGGCGAGGACATCCACGTCAAGGCCAAGGAGATCATCGAGCGCTACCCGGTGGCGCGGTCGGCGCTGCTGCCGATGCTGCACCTGGTGCAGTCGGTGCAGGGCTACGTCTCCCAGGAGGGCATCGCCTTCTGCGGCAGGCATTTGGACCTCTCCGACGCCGAGGTCAGCGCGGTCGCGACGTTCTACACCATGTACAAGCGCCGCCCGTGCGGCGAGCACCTGGTGAGCGTCTGCACGAACACGCTGTGCGCGGCGCTCGGCGGCGACGCGATCTACAAGACGCTGCAGGAGCACCTCGGCGAGGACGGGAAACCGTTGGGGCACGAGGAAACCGTGGGCACCCCGGGCGAGCGGGGGTCGCTGACGATCGAGCACGCCGAGTGCCTCGCTGCGTGCGACCTCGGCCCGGTGCTCCAGGTCAACTACGAGTACTTCGACAACCAGACGCCGGAGAAGGCGGTCGCGCTCGTCGACGCGTTGCGGGCGGGCAAGAAGCCCGCGCCGACGCGCGGCGCGCCGCTGAGCGACTTCAAGGGCGCCGAGTTGCAGCTCGCCGGGTTCTTCCCGGAGGACGAGCAGACCTACCGCGGTGACGTCGACGGCCCGTCGGCGGCGGTGGAGACGCTGCGTGGCGCGGCACTCGCGCAGGACCGCGGCTGGGTCGCCCCGGCGGCCCAGGACGTTCCGCTTCCCGAGGTGGAGAAGAAGTAA
- a CDS encoding NADH-quinone oxidoreductase subunit D, producing MTTSDRIADASTGTDTTAEGAAGGATYADSRETTEGRVYTVSGGDWDDVLSDAQHDERMVINMGPQHPSTHGVLRLVLEMEGETVTQLRSVIGYLHTGIEKNCEYRTWTQGVTFVTRMDYLAPLSTEMAYCLAVEKLLGVKAPPRAELLRIMLLEINRIGSHFVYIATGGMELGATTAMTLGFREREVVLHLLEHLTGLRMNHAFIRPGGLAQDMPDDYHEAVSEFVKTIEERLPLYDKLFTGQPIWRNRLKDVGYLPVDGCLALGITGPVLRSAGLAWDLRKTQPYSRYDEVEFDVPTSTDADCWARYLIRVEEMRQSLRIIKQVLKMLEPGPVMVEDKKIAWPAQLSISSDGMGNSLDHVRKIMGQSMESLIHHFKLVTEGFHVPPGQAYVPVESPRGELGAHLVSDGGTRPLRVHIREPSFVNLQAMPAMAEGGLVADVIAAVASIDPVMGGVDR from the coding sequence GTGACCACTAGCGACCGCATTGCCGACGCCAGCACCGGCACCGACACCACGGCCGAAGGGGCCGCGGGCGGCGCCACCTACGCGGATTCGCGCGAAACCACCGAAGGCCGCGTCTACACGGTTTCCGGCGGGGACTGGGACGACGTCCTGTCCGACGCGCAGCACGACGAGCGCATGGTCATCAACATGGGCCCGCAGCACCCGTCGACGCACGGCGTGCTCCGGCTCGTGCTGGAGATGGAGGGCGAGACCGTCACCCAGCTCCGCTCGGTCATCGGCTACCTGCACACCGGGATCGAGAAGAACTGCGAGTACCGCACCTGGACCCAGGGCGTCACGTTCGTGACGCGGATGGACTACCTGGCGCCGCTGTCCACCGAGATGGCGTACTGCCTCGCGGTGGAGAAGCTGCTCGGCGTCAAGGCGCCGCCGCGCGCCGAGCTGCTGCGCATCATGCTGCTGGAGATCAACCGCATCGGCTCGCACTTCGTCTACATCGCCACCGGCGGCATGGAACTGGGCGCCACCACCGCGATGACGCTCGGGTTCCGCGAGCGCGAGGTCGTGCTGCACCTGCTGGAGCACCTCACCGGGCTGCGCATGAACCACGCGTTCATCCGGCCGGGCGGGCTCGCGCAGGACATGCCGGACGACTACCACGAGGCCGTCAGCGAGTTCGTCAAGACGATCGAAGAGCGCCTTCCGTTGTACGACAAGCTCTTCACCGGCCAGCCGATCTGGCGCAACCGGCTCAAGGACGTCGGGTACCTGCCGGTCGACGGGTGCCTCGCGCTCGGCATCACCGGTCCGGTGCTGCGGTCGGCGGGGCTGGCGTGGGACCTGCGCAAGACGCAGCCGTACTCGCGCTACGACGAGGTCGAGTTCGACGTGCCGACCTCGACCGACGCGGACTGCTGGGCGCGGTACCTGATCCGCGTCGAGGAGATGCGCCAGAGCCTGCGGATCATCAAGCAGGTGCTGAAGATGCTGGAGCCCGGCCCGGTGATGGTCGAGGACAAGAAGATCGCGTGGCCGGCGCAGCTCTCGATCTCCAGCGACGGCATGGGCAACTCGCTCGACCACGTCCGCAAGATCATGGGCCAGTCCATGGAATCGCTCATCCACCACTTCAAGCTGGTGACCGAGGGCTTCCACGTGCCGCCGGGCCAGGCGTACGTGCCGGTGGAGTCGCCGCGCGGCGAGCTGGGCGCGCACCTGGTGTCCGACGGCGGCACGCGGCCGCTGCGCGTGCACATCAGGGAACCAAGTTTCGTGAACCTGCAGGCGATGCCCGCGATGGCCGAGGGCGGCCTGGTCGCCGACGTGATCGCGGCGGTCGCCTCGATCGACCCGGTGATGGGGGGAGTGGACCGATGA
- a CDS encoding NADH-quinone oxidoreductase subunit C, with protein MPDTPETGGEQSSAERPGDAAGGDALEPTGVRPAEPAEPIVSGRERKGMFGVSGSGDTSGYGGLRLPAYTAPPAERPYGGWFDEFADEFYAALADNGIPAESIQQVTVDRDEITFYVQREHLLEICRTLRNDAGLRFELCSSVSGVDYGVDVPQRLHSVYHLTSMTYRRRIRLEVTLDVDDAHLPSIVEVYPTADWQEREAYDMFGIVYDGHPALTRILMPDDWDGHPQRKDYPLGGIPVEYKGAEIPPPDQRRSYS; from the coding sequence ATGCCTGACACCCCGGAAACCGGCGGCGAGCAGTCGAGCGCCGAGCGTCCCGGTGACGCCGCGGGCGGCGACGCGCTGGAGCCCACCGGCGTCCGCCCGGCCGAGCCCGCCGAGCCGATTGTCTCGGGCCGCGAGCGCAAGGGCATGTTCGGCGTCTCCGGCAGCGGTGACACCTCGGGTTACGGCGGGCTCCGGCTCCCGGCCTACACCGCGCCGCCCGCCGAACGGCCCTACGGCGGCTGGTTCGACGAGTTCGCCGACGAGTTCTACGCCGCGCTCGCCGACAACGGCATCCCCGCCGAGTCGATCCAGCAGGTGACCGTCGACCGCGACGAGATCACCTTCTACGTGCAGCGCGAGCACCTGCTGGAGATCTGCCGGACGCTGCGCAACGACGCGGGACTGCGGTTCGAACTGTGCAGCTCCGTCTCCGGCGTGGACTACGGCGTGGACGTGCCGCAGCGCCTGCACTCGGTGTACCACCTGACGTCGATGACCTACCGCAGGCGGATCCGCCTCGAGGTGACGCTCGACGTCGACGACGCGCACCTTCCGTCCATTGTGGAGGTCTACCCGACGGCCGACTGGCAGGAGCGGGAGGCCTACGACATGTTCGGCATCGTCTACGACGGCCACCCGGCGCTGACCAGGATCCTGATGCCGGACGACTGGGACGGCCACCCGCAGCGCAAGGACTACCCGCTCGGCGGGATCCCGGTGGAGTACAAGGGCGCGGAGATCCCGCCCCCGGATCAGCGGAGGTCGTACTCGTGA
- a CDS encoding NuoB/complex I 20 kDa subunit family protein has translation MGLEEKLPNGILLASLEGLVNWARKNSLWPATFGLACCAIEMMTVGGSRYDIARFGMERFSATPRQADLMIVAGRVTQKMAPVLRQIYDQMAEPRWVLAMGVCASSGGMFNNYAVVQGVDHIVPVDMYLPGCPPRPEMLLDAILKLHAKIQDEPINARRAALRAASGARTELVPSSVKYAKKKG, from the coding sequence ATGGGTCTCGAAGAAAAGCTCCCCAACGGCATCCTGCTGGCCAGCCTCGAAGGGCTGGTGAACTGGGCGCGCAAGAACTCGTTGTGGCCGGCCACCTTCGGCCTCGCCTGCTGCGCGATCGAGATGATGACGGTCGGCGGGTCCCGCTACGACATCGCGCGCTTCGGCATGGAGCGCTTCAGCGCCACCCCGCGCCAGGCCGATCTGATGATCGTCGCGGGCCGGGTCACGCAGAAGATGGCGCCGGTGCTCCGCCAGATCTACGACCAGATGGCCGAGCCGCGCTGGGTGCTCGCGATGGGCGTCTGCGCCTCCTCCGGCGGCATGTTCAACAACTACGCCGTGGTGCAGGGCGTCGACCACATCGTGCCGGTCGACATGTACCTCCCCGGCTGCCCGCCGCGGCCGGAGATGCTGCTCGACGCGATCCTCAAGCTGCACGCCAAGATCCAGGACGAGCCCATCAACGCGCGCCGCGCGGCGCTGCGGGCCGCCAGCGGCGCGCGCACCGAGCTGGTCCCGTCTTCGGTCAAGTACGCGAAGAAGAAGGGCTGA
- a CDS encoding NADH-quinone oxidoreductase subunit A, whose protein sequence is MLKVTEQVAQGAPSPGLGMYLPLVLLFVLAAAFAVFSVLLGPLVGPSRYNKAKLSAYECGIEPSPQPVVGGGRMPVAYYITAMLFILFDIEMVFLYPFAVSANALGMFGLVEIVLFIATVGFAYAYVWRRGGLDWN, encoded by the coding sequence ATGTTGAAAGTCACCGAGCAGGTGGCACAGGGGGCTCCGTCGCCGGGGCTCGGCATGTACCTCCCGCTCGTCCTGCTCTTCGTCCTCGCCGCCGCGTTCGCGGTGTTCTCGGTGCTGCTGGGGCCGCTCGTCGGGCCGAGCAGGTACAACAAGGCGAAGCTCTCGGCGTACGAATGCGGGATCGAACCGTCGCCGCAGCCCGTGGTCGGCGGCGGCCGGATGCCGGTCGCGTACTACATCACCGCGATGCTGTTCATCCTCTTCGACATCGAGATGGTGTTCCTGTACCCGTTCGCGGTCTCCGCCAACGCGCTCGGCATGTTCGGCCTGGTGGAGATCGTCCTGTTCATCGCGACCGTCGGTTTCGCGTACGCCTACGTGTGGCGTCGCGGCGGGCTGGATTGGAACTAA